The Daucus carota subsp. sativus chromosome 2, DH1 v3.0, whole genome shotgun sequence genome includes a window with the following:
- the LOC108209097 gene encoding structural maintenance of chromosomes protein 1, whose product MPSLPSPGKIQRIELENFKSYKGFQTIGPFYDFTAIIGPNGAGKSNLMDAISFVLGVRTGHLRGAQLKDLIYAFDDKEKEQSGRRAFVRLVYLLASGEELHFTRTISSDGGSEYRIDDKAVTWNAYGARLKSLGILVKARNFLVFQGDVESIASKNPKELTALLEQISGSDEFKREYEELEVKKGEAEEKSALVYQKKRTIVMERKQKKEQKEEAEKHLRLQDQLKSLKKEHFLWQLSNLEMDFEKANNDIDAEEKGREEIVQELETYESESSRKKKEQAKYLKEIAQCEKKIAERKNRLDKNRPEVLKLNEERSRIAKKIKSTEKELEKKKVEKQKHAGEIRKLQNDLEDISKQLDELKQKSQDGGEKLQLVESQLDTYHQIKEEAGMKTAKLRDEKEVQDRQQHADIEAQKNLEENLQQLVSRKNELESQEKQMQSRLKKMLDAAGKNKEELARSNKEQRELKEKLEDSRRRHDNLRKKIGEVENELRELKADRHENERDARLSQAVDTLKRLFPGVHGRMTELCRPRHTKYNLAVTVAMGKFMDAVVVEDENTGKECIKYLKEQRLPPQTFIPLQSVRIKPVSEKLRTLGGTAKLIFDVIEFAANLENAVLFAVGNTLVCDELNEAKRLSWSGERHKVVTVDGILLTKAGTMTGGTSGGMEARSHKWDDKKIEGLKKKKETFESELDGLGSLREMQLRESEASGRISGLEKKIQYAEIEKKSIADKLKKLEDEKVNIEKEISRRSPELQKLTDIIASRNSKISALDKRINDIVDRIYKKFSESVGVKNIREYEENQLMAVEQNAEQRLSLRSQQSKLKYQLEYEQNRDMDSRFTKLESALNSLKSSLKAVEERENELQSAMEKATDEIDHWKTEAQDWKLKSEECEKDIQEWKKKISASTTNISKHNRQIKTKETQIEQLNSRKQEILEKCELEQIILPTVSDAMDTGSTSGPVIDFSELSRSHQQNLKHSEREKLDVEFKQKISSIVSDIEKTAPNLKALDQYEALQEKERIVNKEFEEARNEEKKVAGEFNRVKQNRYGLFMEAFNHISGNIDKIYKQLTKSNTHPLGGTAYLNLDNEDEPFLHGIKFTAMPPTKRFRDMEQLSGGEKTVAALALLFSIHSYKPSPFFILDEVDAALDNLNVAKVAGFIRSKSCGGARVNQDPDGGSGFQSIVISLKDSFYDKAEALVGVYRDSDRGCSRTLTFDLTKFHE is encoded by the exons ATGCCATCTCTTCCATCTCCCGGTAAAATCCAGCGAATCGAACTCGAAAACTTCAAATCATACAAAGGCTTCCAAACAATCGGTCCCTTCTACGACTTCACCGCCATTATTGGCCCCAATGGAGCCGGCAAATCCAACTTAATGGACGCAATTAGCTTCGTCCTCGGTGTTCGAACCGGCCATCTCCGTGGCGCGCAGTTGAAAGACTTGATTTATGCTTTTGATGACAAGGAGAAGGAACAGAGTGGACGGAGAGCGTTTGTTAGGTTGGTTTATTTGCTTGCCAGTGGAGAGGAACTTCATTTTACCAGGACTATTAGTAGTGATGGTGGTAGTGAGTATCGAATTGATGATAAGGCGGTTACATGGAATGCGTATGGCGCCAGGTTGAAGTCACTCGGGATTTTGGTTAAGGCTAGGAATTTTTTGGTGTTTCAG ggTGATGTTGAATCAATAGCATCCAAGAATCCAAAAGAGCTCACTGCACTGCTTGAGCAAATTTCTGGATCTGATGAATTTAAGAGAGAGTACGAAGAACTGGAAGTAAAAAAAGGTGAAGCTGAAGAAAAATCAGCACTTGTTTATCAGAAAAAAAGGACCATAGTAAtggaaagaaaacagaagaaaGAGCAAAAGGAAGAGGCTGAAAAACATCTTCGTTTGCAAGATCAGCtg AAATCATTGAAGAAAGAACACTTTTTATGGCAACTTTCGAACTTAGAGATGGATTTCGAAAAGGCTAATAATGATATTGATGCTGAAGAAAAAGGTCGTGAAGAGATTGTCCAAGAACTAGAGACTTATGAAAGTGAATCAAGCCGGAAGAAGAAAGAACAAGCCAAATATTTAAAAGAGATTGCTCAGTGCGAGAAAAAGATTGCTGAGAGGAAGAACAGACTCGacaaaaat AGACCTGAAGTTTTAAAACTGAATGAGGAGAGATCCCGGATtgctaaaaaaatcaaaagcacTGAGAAAGAACTTGAAAAGAAGAAGGTTGAAAAGCAAAAGCATGCCGGTGAGATTAGAAAACTTCAGAATGACTTGGAGGATATTAGTAAACAGCTGGATGAGCTAAAGCAAAAAAGTCAAGATGGTGGTGAGAAACTTCAGCTAGTTGAAAGCCAATTGGATACTTACCACCAAAT TAAAGAGGAAGCTGGAATGAAAACTGCAAAGTTAAGGGATGAGAAAGAGGTTCAAGATAGGCAACAACATGCTGACATTGAAGCACAAAAGAATTTGGAAGAGAATCTTCAACAATTGGTGAGTCGGAAGAATGAGCTTGAGTCGCAGGAGAAACAAATGCAAAGCAGACTTAAGAAGATGCTTGATGCAGCTGggaagaacaaagaagaactTGCACGATCGAATAAGGAGCAACGTGAGTTGAAAGAGAAATTGGAAGATTCAAG ACGCAGGCATGATAATTTAAGGAAAAAAATTGGTGAAGTAGAAAATGAACTGCGGGAATTGAAGGCTGATAGACATGAAAACGAGCGGGATGCCAGATTGTCTCAAGCAGTTGATACACTTAAACGCCTGTTTCCTGGTGTTCATGGCCGTATGACTGAGCTTTGCAGGCCAAGACATACAAAATATAACCTTGCTGTCACCGTAGCTATGGGCAAATTTATGGATGCTGTAGTAGTTGAGGATGAAAACACAGGAAAAGAATGCATTAag TATTTGAAAGAACAAAGACTTCCTCCTCAGACATTTATACCTCTTCAGTCAGTTCGTATAAAGCCGGTCAGTGAGAAATTGCGAACATTAGGGGGAACTGCGAAACTGATTTTCGATGTGATTGA ATTTGCTGCAAACTTGGAAAATGCTGTTTTATTTGCTGTTGGAAATACCTTAGTCTGTGATGAACTGAATGAAGCTAAGCGCCTAAGTTGGAGTGGTGAAAGACATAAAG TTGTGACTGTTGATGGGATTCTACTGACAAAGGCTGGTACCATGACTGGTGGTACAAGTGGTGGGATGGAAGCAAGGTCTCATAAATGGGATGATAAAAAGATTGAAG GGCTTaaaaagaagaaggaaacttTTGAGTCCGAGTTGGACGGGCTTGGGTCTCTAAGAGAGATGCAGCTTAGGGAATCTGAAGCATCCGGAAGGATTAGTGGATTAGAGAAGAAAATTCAGTATGCAGAAATCGAAAAG AAAAGTATTGCTGATAAACTCAAAAAATTGGAGGATGAGAAAGTTAATATCGAAAAAGAGATCAGTCGTCGTAGTCCAGAGCTTCAAAAG CTAACAGATATCATTGCTTCAAGGAATTCAAAGATCTCTGCTCTAGATAAAAGAATCAATGATATTGTTGACCGTATCTATAAGAAATTTAGTGAGTCTGTTGGGGTGAAGAACATCCGTGAATATGAAGAGAACCAGCTCATGGCGGTTGAACAGAATGCTGAACAAAGGCTAAGCTTGCGTAGTCAGCAATCAAAGCTGAAGTACCA GTTAGAGTATGAACAAAACCGAGACATGGATTCACGATTTACTAAGCTGGAATCAGCACTCAATTCCTTAAAGTCATCGTTAAAAGCAGTTGAGGAAAGAGAAAATGAACTTCAGTCTGCTATGGAGAAAGCAACAGATGAAATTGATCACTGGAAGACTGAAGCACAGG actggaagctcaagtcagaaGAGTGTGAGAAAGATATACAAGAATGGAAGAAAAAGATTTCTGCTTCAACAACAAACATAAGCAAACATAATCGTCAAATTAAAACAAAG GAGACACAGATTGAGCAGCTAAATTCTAGGAAGCAGGAAATCTTGGAGAAGTGCGAGCTTGAACAGATTATACTCCCCACAGTGTCTGATGCAATGGATACTGGATCAACATCTGGCCCTGTCATTGATTTTAGTGAATTAAGTAGATCTCATCAGCAGAACCTCAAACATTCTGAAAGGGAGAAGCTTGATGttgaatttaaacaaaaaatcagTTCCATAGTTTCAGATATAGAAAAAACAGCTCCAAATTTGAAAGCCTTAGATCAGTATGAGGCCTTGCAAGAGAAGGAGAGAATTGTaaataaagaatttgaagaaGCCAGAAATGAAGAAAAGAAAGTGGCTGGGGAGTTCAATAGAGTGAAGCAGAATAG ATACGGATTATTTATGGAAGCTTTTAACCATATCTCTGGTAATATTGACAAAATTTACAAGCAATTGACCAAGAGCAATACACATCCACTTGGTGGAACTGCGTATCTGAACTTGGATAATGAAGATGAGCCATTTTTACATGGAATCAAATTCACTGCTATGCCCCCGACAAAGCGCTTCCGTGATATGGAACAGCTATCTGGTGGTGAAAAGACTGTTGCAGCACTTGCACTACTCTTCTCTATCCACAG TTATAAGCCCTCACCCTTCTTTATACTGGATGAGGTCGATGCTGCATTAGATAATCTGAATGTTGCAAAGGTTGCTGGATTTATTCGTTCTAAATCGTGTGGGGGAGCACGTGTTAATCAGGATCCTGATGGAGGAAGCGGTTTCCAGAGTATTGTGATTTCTCTGAAAGATAGCTTTTATGACAAGGCCGAAGCTTTGGTGGGCGTGTACAGAGATTCTGATAGAGG CTGCTCGAGAACATTGACGTTTGACCTAACAAAATTCCATGAGTAA
- the LOC108209098 gene encoding patellin-4, with the protein MEGGDEAIYFKPASDVQEEIRESRDAETPFSLETKNSRKNALLELRVRVGNAILGKSILGGEKNGNQSEKTQENLRDLSLWGVPLLPSKGHAATDVILMKFLKARDFKAVEAFKMLQKTLKWRRRLQIDQIIDEDFGHDLENAGYICSRGKNGHPVCYVAHRISKWKNLCKKKSFVKVDKREMFLKWNIKFMEKCIQHIDFRPGGANSVIRIVDLNHAPANAMKELHFFFRRISILFRENYPGIIFRHVFINVPLWILAYHTLQLKHLSLKARNKFIFVKPYKVTKTLLKSIAPESLPVEYGGLKREVDDDFSVHDKAIQLKVRPNATISIHIPVDKAGITVFWDITVVGYEVHYTEEFIPDDECSYRILVQKEQKMKRSVRNSFHIREPGQIVLDVENPTFKKKKIFYRYIMKPTATNLTL; encoded by the exons ATGGAAGGGGGAGACGAGGCTATTTATTTTAAACCTGCTTCTGATGTGCAAGAAGAAATTCGAGAAAGTCGTGACGCAGAAACTCCATTTTCATTAGAaacaaaaaattcaagaaaGAATGCATTGCTTGAATTAAGGGTAAGGGTGGGAAATGCAATTCTTGGCAAATCAATACTTGGGGGAGAGAAAAACGGAAACCAAAGTGAAAAAACTCAAGAAAATTTGAGGGATCTTAGCCTGTGGGGTGTCCCCTTGTTGCCCAGTAAAGGCCATGCAGCTACTGATGTGATTCTTATGAAATTCTTGAAAGCTAGAGACTTTAAGGCCGTTGAAGCCTTTAAAATGCTCCAAAAAACCTTAAAATGGAGAAGAAGACTCCAAATTGACCAAATTATTGACGAAGATTTCGGTCATGATCTTGAAAATGCAGGATACATATGCAGCAGAGGCAAAAACGGGCATCCCGTATGTTATGTTGCACATAGAATATCCAAGTGGAAAAATTTATGCAAGAAAAAATCTTTTGTCAAAGTGGACAAACGTGAGATGTTCCTGAAATGGAACATAAAATTCATGGAGAAATGTATCCAGCACATTGATTTCAGGCCTGGTGGCGCAAACTCAGTAATCCGGATCGTGGATTTAAATCATGCACCTGCTAATGCTATGAAGGAACTACACTTCTTCTTCAGGAGGATCTCAATACTCTTTCGAGAAAATTATCCTGGAATCATTTTCCGACAT GTATTTATTAATGTTCCACTTTGGATTCTGGCATATCACACCCTTCAATTAAAACACTTATCACTGAAGGCCAGAAACAAGTTTATATTTGTGAAGCCATATAAAGTTACCAAGACTCTTCTCAA GTCTATCGCGCCTGAAAGCTTACCAGTTGAATACGGTGGACTCAAGAGAGAGGTGGATGATGATTTTTCTGTTCATGACAAAGCTATTCAGCTTAAAGTAAGACCTAATGCAACGATAAGTATCCACATACCCGTTGATAAG GCAGGAATCACGGTGTTTTGGGACATCACAGTGGTGGGATATGAAGTACATTACACAGAGGAATTTATACCAGATGATGAGTGCTCCTACAGAATTCTAGTTCAGAAGGagcaaaaaatgaaaagaagtgTCAGAAATTCATTTCATATCCGAGAACCTGGACAAATAGTATTAGATGTTGAAAATCCAacattcaaaaagaaaaagatctTTTATAGGTATATAATGAAACCCACAGCTACTAATTTAACGTTATGA
- the LOC108209928 gene encoding mitochondrial import inner membrane translocase subunit TIM44-2, giving the protein MASRKLVRDFLLTKQPLIRQLIAPQVSIPRRRLRLQTSDSYVGFMGVRQLSFFDKFKEEVNKNPELDQSVKELKKKAEEFKGVTENLKVRTKQTTEQLYKHVDDVLREAEATTKKVSSNLKEKVSAATEEVKESFGMGKQESSEAKADSSSGVNDGSKSAGGEDGQQKSGPTDASQTLYNKFKSGVAYVSPTLLSAFQKVKDTKLVDIAKKGCDIVKEELKGTPNKKRRLEYTAPAVDPFANIEKSSRTDIVILPSKQSRWSKKWESIKEKLKRNPVFKRFGGLSEPVVTKTQELAEDVREMWEVSDNPVVHKIQDINESVFGETAAGISFKEIRRRDPSFSLPEFRDEVQEVVRPILNAYYKGDIKFLKKYCIPEIIERCSAEHKAFASQNIVVDNKILHVSDVDVRETKMLGETPVIIVQFQTQEVYCIRDKVGSVAEGGQDTILTVQYGWAMQRMDDEETEGGAPFPIWKLREMQKSGFQALI; this is encoded by the exons ATGGCTTCCAGAAAGCTCGTGAGGGATTTTTTGCTCACCAAACAGCCCCTTATTCGCCAGCTTATAGCACCCCAG GTTTCGATCCCAAGAAGAAGATTGAGGCTGCAGACATCAGATTCGTATGTGGGTTTTATGGGTGTTCGTCAATTGAGTTTCTTTGATAAGTTCAAGGAAGAAGTTAACAA AAATCCAGAGTTGGATCAGTCGGTGAAGGAACTGAAGAAGAAAGCAGAAGAGTTCAAAGGAGTGACAGAGAATTTGAAAGTTAG AACGAAGCAGACAACTGAGCAGCTGTACAAGCATGTGGATGATGTGTTGAGAGAAGCTGAAGCTACTACAAAAAAG GTGTCCTCCAATCTAAAGGAAAAAGTTTCAGCTGCCACAGAGGAG GTCAAAGAATCTTTTGGGATGGGGAAGCAAGAGTCCTCCGAAGCTAAAGCTGATTCTAGCTCTGGAGTGAATGATGGTAGCAAGTCGGCCGGTGGGGAGGATGGACAGCAAAAATCTGGGCCTACAGATGCATCACAAACGTTATACAACAAATTCAAGTCTGGCGTTGCTTATGTTTCCCCCACCTTGTTGTCAGCATTTCAGAAAGTTAAGGATACAAAACTTGTTGATATAGCAAAGAAAGGGTGCGACATTGTGAAAGAAGAGTTAAAAGGCACTCCAAACAAAAAAAGGCGCTTGGAATACACAGCTCCAGCAGTAGACCCTTTTGCAAATATTGAGAAAAGCTCTAGAACTGATATTGTAATATTACCTTCAAAACAATCCCGATGGAGTAAGAAGTGGGAATCAATTAAGGAAAAG CTAAAACGTAATCCAGTATTCAAGCGCTTTGGTGGGTTAAGCGAACCAGTGGTGACAAAGACCCAGGAG TTAGCTGAAGATGTGCGAGAGATGTGGGAGGTTTCTGATAATCCTGTTGTGCATAAAATTCAGGA TATCAATGAGAGTGTATTTGGAGAAACAGCTGCTGGGATTTCATTTAAAGAAATACGCCGCCGAGATCC ATCTTTCTCGTTGCCAGAATTCAGGGATGAGGTTCAGGAAGTTGTCAGGCCAATCCTGAATGCTTACTATAAA GGAGATATCAAATTTCTTAAGAAGTATTGTATCCCTGAAATAATTGAGCGGTGCAGTGCAGAACACAAAGCTTTTGCAAGCCAGAATATTGTAGTTGATAACAAG ATTTTGCATGTGTCTGATGTTGATGTAAGAGAAACCAAAATGTTGGGAGAAACTCCTGTCATAATTGTTCAG TTTCAAACACAAGAGGTGTACTGTATACGTGATAAAGTTGGATCAGTTGCAGAGGGAGGTCAG GATACCATCCTCACCGTACAATATGGGTGGGCCATGCAACGAATGGATGACGAAGAGACTGAAGGAGGTGCTCCTTTCCCTATATGGAAATTAAGAGAGATGCAGAAATCTGGTTTCCAGGCCCTTATCTAA